One window of the Klebsiella oxytoca genome contains the following:
- a CDS encoding DUF2755 family protein, whose translation MAEFTFAKAGNGGKKRRAITSSNIAYALFVLFCFWAGAQMLSMLIHAPGVFEHLIQMQDSSRPRIEIGLMVGTLFGLIPFLAGTLLIGVLGLLFRWRSHR comes from the coding sequence ATGGCTGAGTTCACCTTTGCAAAAGCCGGCAACGGCGGCAAAAAAAGGCGCGCTATCACCAGCAGCAACATCGCTTATGCCCTGTTTGTGCTGTTTTGCTTCTGGGCCGGAGCGCAAATGCTGAGCATGCTGATCCACGCGCCGGGCGTGTTTGAGCACCTGATTCAAATGCAGGACAGCAGCCGCCCGCGTATTGAAATTGGCCTGATGGTAGGAACATTATTTGGCCTGATTCCTTTTCTGGCCGGCACGCTGTTGATTGGCGTCTTAGGACTGCTTTTTCGCTGGCGCAGCCACCGCTAG
- a CDS encoding DUF2754 family protein, with translation MKLTEKIRRDWHYYAVALGLIFIMNGVVGLLGYETEGWRSYAVGLVTWVICFWIAGFIIRRRPPEEA, from the coding sequence ATGAAACTCACTGAAAAAATCCGCCGCGATTGGCACTACTACGCGGTTGCGCTGGGGTTGATTTTTATTATGAATGGCGTAGTCGGGCTGCTCGGGTATGAAACCGAAGGCTGGCGTTCATACGCGGTTGGGCTGGTGACGTGGGTGATTTGCTTCTGGATCGCCGGGTTTATCATTCGCCGCCGCCCGCCAGAGGAAGCGTAA
- the ddlA gene encoding D-alanine--D-alanine ligase — MAKMRVGIVFGGKSAEHEVSLQSAKNIVEAIDKTRFDVVLLGIDKQGQWHINDASNYLLNPQDPARIALRPSDITLAQIPGREAQQLINADSGQPLAAIDVIFPIVHGTLGEDGSLQGMLRMANLPFVGSDVLGSAACMDKDVTKRLLRDAGLAIAPFITLTRANRNQVNFADVQATLGLPLFVKPANQGSSVGVSKVNNEQQYQQAVALAFEFDHKVVVEQGIKGREIECAVLGNDNPQASTCGEIVLNSEFYAYDTKYIDDQGAKVVVPAAIDSDVNDKIRDIAVRAYQTLGCSGMARVDVFLTADNEVVINEINTLPGFTNISMYPKLWQASGLDYTSLISRLIELALERHAADRALKTSMN, encoded by the coding sequence ATGGCTAAGATGAGGGTTGGGATCGTTTTCGGCGGTAAGTCGGCAGAGCATGAAGTATCGCTACAGTCAGCGAAAAATATCGTGGAAGCGATCGATAAAACGCGCTTCGACGTGGTGTTGCTGGGGATTGATAAGCAGGGGCAATGGCATATCAACGATGCCAGCAACTATCTGCTCAATCCTCAGGATCCCGCCCGTATTGCTCTGCGCCCATCCGATATTACGCTGGCGCAAATTCCCGGACGCGAGGCGCAGCAGCTGATTAACGCCGATAGCGGCCAGCCGCTGGCGGCCATCGACGTCATCTTCCCGATAGTCCACGGCACCCTGGGTGAAGATGGTTCTCTGCAGGGCATGCTGCGTATGGCCAACCTGCCCTTCGTCGGTTCCGACGTTCTCGGCTCCGCCGCCTGCATGGACAAAGACGTCACCAAGCGTCTGCTGCGCGATGCCGGACTGGCAATAGCTCCCTTTATTACCCTGACCCGCGCCAACCGTAATCAGGTGAACTTTGCCGACGTACAGGCAACGCTGGGACTGCCGCTGTTCGTTAAACCGGCGAACCAGGGCTCCTCGGTAGGCGTCAGCAAAGTCAACAACGAGCAGCAGTACCAGCAGGCCGTCGCTCTGGCCTTCGAATTTGACCATAAGGTCGTAGTAGAACAGGGAATTAAAGGGCGCGAGATCGAATGTGCGGTACTGGGCAACGATAATCCGCAGGCCAGCACCTGCGGCGAGATCGTCCTCAATAGTGAATTCTACGCCTATGACACCAAGTACATTGACGATCAGGGCGCGAAGGTGGTGGTTCCGGCGGCAATTGACAGCGATGTAAACGATAAAATTCGCGATATCGCCGTTCGTGCCTACCAGACCCTCGGCTGCAGCGGCATGGCGCGCGTGGATGTGTTCCTGACCGCCGATAACGAAGTCGTTATCAACGAAATCAACACCCTGCCGGGGTTCACCAACATCAGCATGTATCCAAAACTGTGGCAGGCCAGCGGCCTGGACTACACCAGCCTGATTAGCCGCCTGATTGAGCTGGCGCTGGAACGTCACGCCGCCGATCGCGCGCTGAAAACATCGATGAATTAA